A genome region from Drosophila simulans strain w501 chromosome 2R, Prin_Dsim_3.1, whole genome shotgun sequence includes the following:
- the LOC6735229 gene encoding nucleolar protein dao-5 translates to MANSKPLSIKLKLPNRVQPEYIPHFGKAGCYTNKLHYFKKHFLDEARKKKYALDFLEPVDTDALKVPTYYSVINRPMDIGTILKRVQNNYYKSVNDAIADFKLIISNCFQFNRPGDVVHRKGQMLEKFFQKKLRGLPSGPEVPCNRDPMAVGRPRTNGPSAAQIELKCREILQKLQSYTNQTDAMTRNFFNNKWDSLQKRVDRQYFKSVHDFCCHVDICFRKYLEPAKILYEGVFNKPAVWCTSMNGMPGSSPDSALNAADLNELLAAAKLAENRLMQCVQEHGSGEPLRAKNLVETFCDTLKKMINKMEAGQRNSSKPSSSKRQKLIPKPETDLVQGEFKPAIELLNGNEIDNLMAVSIESSDDEAIDTSTPVTDAERCATQKIFAKLPTNAMKEIIHMVQQIEGFSSENCGDLSFDVKAFAAETMLLMKSAVTKASRAHNKLKLKDMQPSEKEGLQRALQSQLVNITRMLNKNRRRCGPLINCRNKTINSNNVVRKRTIAPLSAKLKPPQANVMAPQLGAGVVESHNLSDSSDEDVPPPMKPQPAGGTPMGNIPRNNNPPQKQPVISPNLPFVVELSSSSSSSESEMETKSGRASRSRSRSSTSSSSSSSSSSSSKSSSSSSSGSSSSSSAGSGSRAVSRSSSSSSSGSDSDDSSDVEEVPLVPGGQMRTA, encoded by the exons ATG GCAAACTCCAAACCGCTTTccataaaactaaaacttCCAAATCGTGTCCAACCCGAGTATATACCGCATTTCGGAAAGGCGGGTTGTTATACCAATAAGTTGCATTACTTCAAGAAGCATTTTCTCGACGAGGCTCGCAAGAAGAAGTATGCGTTGGACTTCTTGGAGCCCGTGGACACTGATGCTTTGAAGGTGCCCACATACTACTCGGTTATCAATCGCCCCATGGATATCGGTACCATACTGAAAAGAGTGCAGAACAACTACTATAAATCTGTCAATGATGCGATTGCCGATTTCAAGCTAATTATTAGCAATTGCTTTCAATTCAATCGACCGGGCGATGTCGTTCACCGCAAGGGCCAGATGCTGGAGAAGTTCTTTCAAAAGAAACTCCGAGGTTTGCCGTCTGGTCCAGAGGTGCCCTGCAACAGGGATCCCATGGCGGTGGGCAGGCCTAGGACCAATGGTCCTAGTGCCGCGCAGATCGAACTCAAGTGCCGGGAGATATTGCAGAAGTTGCAGAGCTATACCAATCAGACGGATGCCATGACGCGCAATTTCTTCAATAACAAGTGGGATTCGTTGCAAAAGAGAGTGGATCGGCAGTACTTCAAATCCGTCCATGATTTTTGCTGTCATGTGGACATCTGCTTTAGAAAGTACCTCGAACCGGCTAAAATCCTCTACGAAGGAGTCTTTAATAAGCCGGCGGTGTGGTGTACTTCCATGAATGGAATGCCCGGCTCTTCGCCGGATTCTGCTTTGAATGCTGCAGATCTAAATGAACTACTGGCTGCCGCCAAGTTAGCCGAAAATCGCTTGATGCAGTGCGTCCAAGAGCATGGTTCCGGGGAACCTCTGAGGGCCAAGAATTTGGTGGAGACTTTCTGTGACACCTTAAAAAAGATGATAAACAAAATGGAGGCAGGTCAACGTAATTCTTCAAAGCCATCATCTAGCAAACGACAGAAATTGATCCCAAAACCGGAAACGGATTTGGTCCAAGGCGAATTTAAGCCAGCTATCGAGTTGTTGAACGGGAATGAAATAGACAACCTCATGGCAGTCAGCATTGAATCCTCAGATGATGAAGCCATCGATACCTCAACGCCTGTCACTGACGCGGAGCGCTGTGCCACacagaaaatatttgccaaacttCCGACAAACGCCATGAAAGAGATAATTCACATGGTCCAGCAAATCGAAGGATTTTCCTCGGAGAACTGCGGAGATCTAAGCTTCGATGTCAAGGCTTTCGCCGCAGAAACTATGCTCCTGATGAAAAGTGCCGTCACCAAGGCGTCGAGGGCCCATAACAAGCTCAAGCTCAAGGACATGCAGCCTTCGGAAAAGGAAGGACTACAGCGCGCTCTGCAGTCCCAGCTGGTGAACATTACACGGATGCTCAACAAAAACCGACGCCGATGTGGTCCCTTGATCAATTGCAGGAATAAAACCATCAATTCCAATAACGTGGTGCGCAAGAGAACAATTGCTCCGCTATCTGCCAAATTGAAGCCGCCACAGGCCAATGTAATGGCTCCACAATTGGGAGCGGGTGTTGTTGAGAGTCACAATCTGAGCGATTCCAGCGATGAGGACGTCCCACCTCCCATGAAACCGCAGCCTGCTGGTGGCACTCCAATGGGGAATATTCCAAGGAATAATAATCCTCCGCAGAAGCAACCCGTTATATCTCCCAATTTGCCCTTCGTCGTCGaactcagcagcagcagcagcagcagcgagtcGGAAATGGAAACCAAGTCCGGCAGAGCCTCTAGGTCCAGGTCCAGGTCCAgcaccagctccagctccagctctaGCTCTAGCTCTAGTTCTAAATCTAGCTCTAGCTCTAGCtccggctccagctccagctccagcgcTGGCTCCGGCTCAAGGGCGGTCTCCCGATCCAGTTCATCTTCGAGCAGCGGCTCCGATTCCGACGATTCCTCCGACGTTGAAGAGGTACCCCTTGTACCCGGAGGACAGATGAGAACAGCCTAA